In Acanthochromis polyacanthus isolate Apoly-LR-REF ecotype Palm Island chromosome 15, KAUST_Apoly_ChrSc, whole genome shotgun sequence, a single genomic region encodes these proteins:
- the washc2c gene encoding WASH complex subunit 2 isoform X1 yields MSGLPEGMANGPSRSEHLEKDDKIWERPWSLEEMRQNSANWSLAADSGLFLFLQDFSQRMLSKTHEIEKQLDSLIRDTKATDSCLHSVFNDFLMLSNTQFIENRVYDEEVEETIPKADALEKHTEQEKTREQKEAELIPKMQEAVNYGLKVLESAFEHLDIKAGNSDSEDEEVTDRVEAILEPKDLYVDRPLPYLIGSQAFMEQDDVGLGDLSSDEMSVDSDRDSVIESEDDKEEVHSDDDFNQEEDVSHNIIKKKSSMMSYDDDEEDEDEDSDIFGESDKDDDDDTKTTGPSSFADELAARIKGEPLNKPDGDRASLTSKKKSKGRKEPKPAKPQAADEDSDDMFKPPKMDDDDFSPFGGKSGLFSGGRGLFDDDDDGDLFSEAPKPPVPEEKKALNESTKSTAQAAESSKPAKKIPAGAVSIFPDNSLFSSGNESDSEERKENGTAPVKTSAASRHVPTGAAAGGGGGGLFDDDDEDDDFFSGKSLKKSDSAKQEKPKPKTAIDLFDDDEDGDIFSDKYSAPAQSKKDVVEEQVKPPEKKMPAGAISMFGPGTKSLLSEGLKKRQPSTSEESEKSEENGPAPDVGKAAVKQTHKPQTRGLFSDDEDSQIFPTTPKGPSKPEPTSQGKSSKAPVSLFDDEEEEDLFASAEKSKPKPNQAKASTPQLSKATSSSLFSDDEDQWLSSKSSATKPETKTGGMKASASAPSSLPSAKTSQKSSLFDDNDDDDLFAPTKESNQKKPQRVALLFEDEGDDDEDKGSLFGVKPAVKTNAAAPAKTTDAPSQPSSLFEKSEEVAVSQTAAKEKPSEPSEPEKPAAKPPEPLPASPSPESKESKKPAGAVSLFGGINVLANKQTKSPLDDADQDDIFLSKDSPPPFVKKDEKKEEKVKTNTVSLFDDEEEDESDWNDPIFTPSKPTAKKILKPAEERPQAKSTGVFQDEELLFSQTQQKDNDPDVDLFATSGKATSSKPSSVKPAAHSLFADDDEDDLFSSVKPKAPPPKVAEKPSKPNDRAPLASPEPVSETQKPAPSPVKPKDSSSRIGKLQASLMINPAALLPGAASNMPGAVSVLPGMAASSSSGVSSSSLSPSPATTPVGALADGEGAVSFDSPVLVTTLQSAHKSRARGSAQRRPQSRAARQQAAQRSIQDIEETQSGDVPGPNPSPSGLVLPLPEKSSHSHASPSLPNTATPTAQPTSSPAQPSPSQAPPRPSELTLPVSTNAGKKDSSKDSSNSKVLPSSDDDDLFGSDSLFGATSITTTPSNRQTTKTTPPQASSGVGLKDKDKSTLPSIFDDNTDDLFQKVKPRSTTKKPKASSFLEDDDDDEDIFGLSNSSTPTSTSSKEIKNSSSFSKQDIFQDEVATVPKVHKKHKEKTIDASLFDDNIDIFADLTDTKPKHKSKTKGETKSIFDDDMDDIFSPSTVKPVSKAPQKAKKTPPPQETSTAADSSDIFDDPLNALGGN; encoded by the exons ATGAGTGGGTTGCCTGAGGGAATGGCAAATGGCCCAAGCAGGAGTGAACACTTAGAGAAGGATGATAAAATATGGGAGAGACCGTGGAGTCTGGAAGAGATGCGGCAGAACAGTGCCAACTGGTCCTTGGCAGCTGACTCAGGG ctcttcctcttccttcaAGACTTCTCCCAGAGAATGCTGTCAAAGACGCATGAGATTGAAAAGCAGTTAGACAGTCTGATCCGTGACACCAAGGCCACAGACAGCTGCTTGCACTCAGTCTTCAACGACTTTCTAATGCTCTCAAATACACAGTTCATAGAAAAT AGAGTGTATGATGAAGAAGTAGAAGAGACTATCCCCAAGGCTGATGCTTTGGAAAAGCATACTGAGCAG GAGAAGACTAGAGAGCAAAAAGAGGCAGAGTTGATCCCTAAGATGCAGGAGGCTGTAAATTATGGGCTGAAAGTGCTGGAGTCAGCCTTTGAGCATCTTGACATCAAAGCAGGAAACTCTGACTCAGAGGACGAGGAGGTCACGGACAGAGTAGAGGCCATCCTAGAACCAAAG GATCTTTATGTGGACAGGCCACTTCCATATCTGATTGGTTCTCAGGCCTTCATGGAACAAGATGATGTTGGACTTGGTGACCTGTCAAGTGATG AAATGTCAGTTGACAGTGACAGAGACAGTGTGATCGAGAGTGAAGATGACAAAGAAGAAGTT CATTCAGATGATGACTTTAACCAGGAGGAGGATGTCAGCCACAATATTATTAAAAAG AAGTCATCCATGATGAGTTATGATGACgatgaggaagatgaggatgaagattCTGACATATTTGGGGAATCGGACAAGGATGACGATGATGACACAAAA ACCACAGGTCCGTCATCCTTTGCTGATGAGCTCGCTGCCAGAATCAAAGGTGAACCACTGAACAAACCCGACGGAGATCGTGCAT CATTGACATCCAAGAAGAAAAGTAAAGGCAGAAAAGAACCAAAGCCTGCAAAACCACAGG CAGCTGATGAAgacagcgatgacatgtttaagCCGCCCAAGATGGATGACGATGACTTCTCCCCATTCGGAGGGAAAAGTGGCCTCTTCAGTGGTGGGAGAGGCCTGTTTGACGACGACGATGAT GGTGATCTTTTCTCTGAGGCGCCAAAACCTCCTGTGCCTGAGGAGAAAAAAGCACTGAACGAAAGCACAAAAAGCACAGCTCAAGCTGCAG AATCTAGCAAACCTGCAAAGAAGATTCCAGCTGGTGCCGTTTCAATATTTCCAG ATAACAGCCTGTTCAGTTCAGGGAATGAATCCGATTCAGAAGAGCGCAAGGAGAATGGGACAGCACCTGTTAAGACGAGTGCCGCCTCCAGACACGTTCCTacaggagcagcagctggtggaggaggaggtgggctGTTTGATGACGATGATGAGGACGATGACTTCTTCAGTGGTAAAAGCCTGAAAAAGTCTGACTCTG ctaAGCAGGAGAAACCCAAACCCAAGACAGCTATTGACCTTTTCGACGATGATGAGGATGGTGACATATTCAGCGATAAGTACAGTGCACCAGCTCAAAGCAAGAAGGACGTGGTAGAAGAGCAGGTTAAACCACCTGAGAAGAAG ATGCCGGCAGGGGCCATCTCCATGTTCGGTCCTGGGACTAAAAGCTTGCTCAGTGAGGGCTTGAAAAAACGTCAGCCTTCTACCAGCGAGGAGTCTGAGAAATCTGAAGAG AATGGTCCTGCTCCTGATGTTGGGAAAGCTGCTGTCAAGCAAACTCACAAACCCCAGACCAGAGGCCTCTTCTCTGATGATGAAGACTCACAG ATATTTCCAACCACCCCTAAGGGCCCATCTAAACCTGAACCTACAAGCCAGGGCAAATCCAGCAAGGCCCCTGTGTCTTTAtttgatgatgaagaagaagag gaTCTGTTCGCATCTGCAGAGAAGTCTAAACCAAAACCTAATCAAGCTAAAGCCTCCACACCACAACTCAGTAAGGCTACGTCCAGCTCCCTCTTCAGCGATGATGAG GACCAATGGTTAAGTTCAAAAAGTAGTGCTACAAAGCCGGAGACAAAGACAGGAGGGATGAAAGCCAGTGCCAGCGCCCCGTCAAGTCTCCCCAGTGCCAAAACATCTCAGAAGAGCAGCCTCTTTGACgacaatgatgatgatgacttgTTTGCTCCAACAAAAGAGTCAAA TCAGAAGAAGCCTCAGAGAGTTGCTCTTTTGTTTGAAGATGAGGGCGATGATGATGAAGACAAAGGATCCCTTTTTGGCGTTAAACCTGCTGTTAAAACAAACGCTGCAGCCCCAGCAAAA ACAACTGATGCACCCTCTCAGCCGTCCTCGCTGTTCGAGAAGTCTGAGGAGGTTGCAGTTTCTCAGACAGCAGCGAAGGAGAAGCCATCGGAGCCATCGGAGCCAGAGAAACCAGCGGCAAAACCCCCCGAGCCACTCCCAGCATCACCATCACCGGAGAGCAAAGAAAGTAAAAAGCCTGCTGGAGCAGTCAGTCTCTTTGGAGGCATTAACGTTCTTGCCAACAAGCAGACAAAGAGCCCATTGGATGATGCAGACCAGGATGACATCTTCCTCTCTAAGGACAGCCCACCGCCGTTTGTGAAGAAGGACGAAAAGAAGGAAGAGAAAGTCAAAACAAACACTGTTAGTCTGTTTGAcgatgaggaggaagatgaatCTGATTGGAATGATCCGATATTCACGCCCAGTAAACCCACGGCAAAAaagatactaaag CCTGCAGAGGAGCGACCGCAGGCAAAGAGCACAGGTGTGTTCCAGGATGAAGAGCTGCTGTTCAGTCAGACGCAGCAGAAGGACAATGACCCAGATGTTGACCTCTTTGCCACCTCAGGGAAAGCTACA AGCTCCAAGCCCAGCTCGGTGAAGCCAGCTGCACACAGCCTGTTTgcagatgatgatgaggatgaccTCTTCAGCTCGGTCAAGCCAAAAGCTCCTCCTCCG AAAGTAGCAGAGAAACCCAGTAAACCAAATGACAGAGCACCACTAGCAAGTCCAGAACCTGTATCGGAGACTCAG AAACCTGCACCAAGCCCTGTAAAACCTAAAGATTCCTCATCAAGGATTGGGAAACTTCAA GCCAGTCTGATGATCAACCCTGCTGCGTTGCTCCCTGGTGCTGCATCCAACATGCCGGGGGCCGTAAGCGTACTACCTGGCATGGCCGCTAGTTCCTCCTCTGGGGTGTCCAGCTCCAGCCTGAGCCCCAGCCCTGCCACAACGCCTGTAGGAGCCCTGGCAGACGGTGAGGGAGCAGTGAGCTTTGACAGCCCCGTCCTGGTTACAACACTGCAGAGCGCACACAAG AGTCGTGCCAGAGGTTCTGCACAGCGGAGACCCCAGTCCAGAGCAGCGAGGCAGCAGGCAGCCCAAAGATCCATACAGGATATCGAAGAGACCCAAAGTGGGGATGTTCCAGGGCCAAACCCTAGTCCCTCTGGTTTAGTCTTGCCTCTACCAGAGAAATCCAGCCATTCACATGCCAGTCCATCACTACCTAACACAGCTACACCTACAGCCCAGCCCACATCCTCCCCTGCTCAGCCCTCACCATCACAAGCCCCCCCAAGACCCTCTGAACTGACACTGCCAGTATCGACAAACGCCGGAAAGAAAGACTCTAGTAAGGATAGCAGCAACAGCAAAGTGCTGCCGTcttctgatgatgatgatcttTTCGGCTCTGACAGTTTGTTTGGAGCAACGTCAATCACTACCACACCCTCCAACAGGCAGACTACCAAGACCACACCTCCTCAGGCCAGTAGCGGAGTAGGATTGAAGGACAAAGATAAAAGCACACTCCCATCCATTTTTGATGACAACACGGATGACCTTTTCCAAAAGGTGAAGCCAAGGTCAACCACTAAGAAACCCAAGGCCTCGTCCTTTTTGGaagatgacgatgatgatgaggaCATCTTTGGGCTGAGCAATAGTTCCACTCCCACATCTACAAGTAGTAAAGAAATCaagaacagcagcagttttTCTAAGCAAGATATTTTTCag GATGAAGTCGCCACTGTGCCTAAAGTTCATAAGAAGCACAAAGAGAAGACCATTGATGCCAGCTTGTTCGATGACAACATAGACATTTTTGCTGACCTGACAGACACTAAACCAAAACACAAGTCCAAGACAAAGGGAGAGACCAAGTCAATTTTCGATGATGACATGG ATGACATTTTCTCACCAAGCACAGTAAAACCGGTGTCAAAGGCTCcccaaaaagcaaagaaaacgcCTCCACCCCAGGAGACCAGTACAGCAGCGGATTCAAGCGACATATTTGATGACCCACTTAATGCTCTGGGTGGGAACTGA